From one Sulfurovum sp. UBA12169 genomic stretch:
- the cydB gene encoding cytochrome d ubiquinol oxidase subunit II, with protein sequence MFENLSLLQLQQYWWSIISLLGGLFVFMMFVQGGQTLLNTLSANETEKTMMVNSLGRKWELGFTALVLFGGALFAAFPLFYSTSFGGAYWVWMAILFCFIIQAVSYEYRIKPNNFFGQKTYETFLYINGNMGVFLLGVAVSTFFSGNEFIIDERNFSYWQNDLRGLEALLNPFNYLLGFALVFLSKILGALYFINSIDHQDIQNRAIDSIKFTMIAFLIFFLSFIIWILTKDGFAINENGSIYIQSFKYLLNFLDMPVILGMFLSGVVMVITAVYLTVHFNKSSCIKTGGAGTVLAVTALLLNVGLNGTAYYPSTFDLQSSLTIMNSSGSHYTLMVMGYVSLMVPFVLGYIAYAWHQMNKTKITKEEIEAPDAHNY encoded by the coding sequence ATGTTTGAAAATTTATCTCTGTTGCAATTGCAACAATATTGGTGGAGTATAATCTCACTTCTTGGAGGATTATTCGTTTTTATGATGTTTGTACAAGGAGGGCAAACTCTTTTAAATACTCTTTCTGCAAACGAAACGGAAAAAACCATGATGGTCAATAGCCTAGGCAGAAAATGGGAGCTTGGGTTTACTGCTTTGGTATTGTTTGGCGGAGCACTTTTTGCCGCTTTTCCTCTTTTTTACAGTACAAGTTTCGGGGGAGCCTACTGGGTATGGATGGCGATCCTTTTTTGCTTTATCATTCAAGCCGTTAGCTATGAATACAGAATAAAACCAAATAACTTTTTTGGTCAAAAAACTTATGAAACTTTTTTATATATCAACGGAAATATGGGCGTATTTTTGCTTGGCGTTGCCGTAAGTACTTTTTTTAGCGGCAATGAATTTATCATAGATGAAAGAAATTTTTCATATTGGCAAAATGATTTAAGGGGCTTGGAGGCATTACTAAATCCGTTCAATTATTTGCTTGGCTTTGCTTTGGTATTTTTATCAAAAATATTAGGTGCGCTATATTTTATAAACAGCATAGACCATCAAGACATACAAAATAGGGCCATCGACTCAATCAAATTTACCATGATTGCATTTTTGATATTTTTCCTAAGCTTCATAATTTGGATTTTAACTAAAGACGGTTTTGCGATCAATGAAAATGGCTCCATTTATATACAGTCTTTTAAATATTTGTTGAATTTTCTAGACATGCCTGTCATTTTAGGCATGTTTTTGTCGGGTGTTGTGATGGTAATTACAGCAGTTTATTTGACTGTGCATTTTAACAAATCCTCTTGTATTAAAACAGGAGGAGCAGGTACAGTATTGGCGGTAACCGCGTTGCTATTAAATGTGGGACTCAATGGCACTGCCTACTATCCCTCTACATTTGATTTGCAAAGTTCCTTAACTATTATGAATAGTTCCGGCAGTCACTATACATTGATGGTCATGGGATATGTTTCTTTGATGGTTCCTTTTGTTTTAGGATACATAGCATACGCCTGGCACCAAATGAATAAAACAAAAATTACGAAAGAAGAGATTGAGGCGCCCGATGCGCACAATTATTAG
- a CDS encoding cytochrome ubiquinol oxidase subunit I, with protein sequence MEETLVDWSRAQFALTAIYHFLFVPLTLGLGFIVAFMETIYVKTGDERWKKITIFWMTLFAINFAIGVATGIIMEFEFGTNWANYSWFVGDIFGAPLAIEGILAFFMESTFFAVMFFGWNRVSKSFHLLSTWLVAIGSNLSALWILVANGWMQYPVGMVFNPDTARNEMSNFWEVILSPVAVSKFLHTVGSGYVIASLFVVGISSWLILKDKDTWMAKNSLIIGATFGFITSLFLLFSGDESAHQVAMTQPVKLAAMEGLYEGKNEAGIVVIGALNPNKTLQNNENTYLFELEIPYILSLLGHHNIDAYVPGLKDLVWGNSEQNIMSAKEKIQKGKIAVEAFKEYKNAKRTDNDEKANEAKMVLGENMPYFGYGYLEKPEDIVPPVALTFYSFHLMVILGIWFMVLFALLLFLVQKREITNYKLILKSALWSIPLGYIAAEAGWIVAEVGRQPWAVQDLMPVGIAVTNISSTNVMITFWLFAVLFTALLIAEIKIMTKQIELGFEGRH encoded by the coding sequence ATGGAAGAGACATTGGTGGACTGGAGCAGAGCACAATTTGCCTTGACCGCAATTTATCACTTTTTGTTTGTCCCCCTTACATTGGGACTTGGCTTTATCGTTGCTTTTATGGAAACTATCTATGTTAAAACAGGTGATGAAAGATGGAAAAAGATCACCATTTTTTGGATGACCTTGTTTGCAATCAACTTTGCTATAGGTGTTGCAACCGGCATTATTATGGAATTTGAGTTTGGTACAAACTGGGCAAACTATAGTTGGTTTGTGGGGGATATTTTTGGAGCACCTTTAGCAATTGAAGGTATTTTAGCATTTTTTATGGAAAGTACATTTTTTGCTGTAATGTTTTTTGGATGGAACAGAGTATCAAAAAGCTTTCATTTGCTTTCAACCTGGCTGGTAGCTATAGGTTCAAATCTTTCGGCACTCTGGATATTGGTTGCAAACGGATGGATGCAGTATCCCGTAGGTATGGTATTTAATCCCGATACAGCAAGAAACGAAATGAGTAACTTTTGGGAGGTAATACTTTCTCCCGTAGCCGTGAGTAAATTTTTACATACTGTAGGCAGCGGTTATGTGATAGCCTCTTTGTTTGTTGTGGGCATAAGTAGCTGGCTGATACTAAAGGATAAAGATACGTGGATGGCTAAAAACTCTTTGATCATAGGGGCCACTTTTGGGTTCATTACTTCACTTTTTCTTTTATTCAGCGGCGATGAATCGGCACATCAAGTTGCTATGACGCAACCGGTTAAACTGGCTGCCATGGAAGGACTGTATGAAGGAAAAAATGAAGCGGGGATCGTAGTAATAGGAGCACTTAATCCGAACAAAACACTCCAAAATAATGAAAATACATATCTTTTTGAGCTTGAAATTCCATATATTCTATCGCTTCTTGGACATCACAATATTGATGCTTATGTGCCGGGGCTTAAAGATTTAGTTTGGGGCAACAGCGAACAAAACATCATGAGCGCGAAAGAGAAAATCCAAAAAGGCAAAATTGCCGTTGAAGCGTTTAAAGAATATAAAAATGCAAAACGTACCGACAATGATGAAAAAGCAAATGAGGCGAAAATGGTTTTGGGTGAAAATATGCCATATTTTGGATATGGATATTTGGAAAAACCGGAAGATATCGTTCCGCCCGTTGCTTTAACATTTTATAGTTTTCATCTAATGGTCATACTGGGAATTTGGTTTATGGTACTTTTTGCTCTTCTTTTATTTCTTGTTCAAAAAAGAGAAATTACCAATTATAAACTAATTTTAAAATCTGCCCTTTGGTCAATACCCCTTGGGTATATTGCTGCCGAAGCAGGATGGATTGTGGCCGAAGTAGGCAGGCAGCCATGGGCTGTACAAGATCTTATGCCGGTCGGTATAGCGGTTACAAATATTTCAAGCACGAATGTCATGATAACATTTTGGCTCTTTGCGGTTCTCTTTACTGCATTATTGATCGCTGAAATAAAAATTATGACAAAACAAATTGAACTTGGTTTTGAGGGGAGGCACTAA
- a CDS encoding DUF4492 domain-containing protein: protein MNSIKLIYDMYIEGFRKMTVGKILWKIVFIKLFVILIVLKLFIHDKTFQSEYKTDSEKSEFVSSNLTRR from the coding sequence ATGAATAGTATAAAACTTATTTATGATATGTATATAGAAGGTTTTAGAAAGATGACGGTAGGGAAAATACTATGGAAAATAGTTTTTATAAAACTATTTGTAATTTTGATAGTTTTAAAACTTTTCATACATGACAAAACATTTCAAAGTGAATATAAAACAGATAGCGAAAAATCTGAATTTGTTTCATCTAATTTGACAAGGAGATAG